The Plectropomus leopardus isolate mb unplaced genomic scaffold, YSFRI_Pleo_2.0 unplaced_scaffold90333, whole genome shotgun sequence genome segment CAACATCAAATcaacattacaacattaaatcaacattaaaacaacattaaatcaacattacaacattaactcaacattaaaacaacatcaaatcaacattacaacattaaatcaacattaaaacaacattaaatcaacattacaacattaactcaacattaaaacaacatcaaatcaacattacaacattaaatcaacattaaaacaacattaaatcaaCATTACAACATTAACTCAACATTCAAACAacatcaggtgtgtgtgtgtgtgtgtgtgtgtgtgttaccctcTCCGTTAGACTCCATGCGTGATGCTGTGTTGACCGTGTCTCCGAACAGACAGTACCTGGGCATCTTCAGCCCGAccacacctgcacacactggacctacgcacacacacacgcacacgcacacgcacacgcacacacacacacacacactgtatttatgggccttttaaaacacacacccCGGTACTATACTTGTGAGTCtgtccaaaatgtcctcacacacacacacacacacacacatacacacacacactgaccgcTGTGGATGCCGATGCGTAGCCGCAGCTGCTGATTGGCTCGGTGGCGGATCCTGAAGCTCTTGACGGTGTCCAGCAGAGCGAGGGACATCCGGGCCACCTCGCGGCCGTGCAG includes the following:
- the LOC121940580 gene encoding atrial natriuretic peptide receptor 1-like, whose product is VETIGDAYMVVSGLPVRNGKLHGREVARMSLALLDTVKSFRIRHRANQQLRLRIGIHSGPVCAGVVGLKMPRYCLFGDTVNTASRMESNGEGNTHTHTHTHT